TGGAGGCTGCCCAGCTCATCTTGGCTTCACCAGTCCAAAACAGGTTGCTTATCAGCAATGAGAAACCCAGCCAAAGCCTTTCTACATTAGCCCTTTGCAGTAACTGACCCGCGGGGTGGAAATCCAGCATGTCATGCCAGCTGCAGCGGGAGCGTTTCCTCCTGCAGGCTGGGCTCCCCAGAAGAACCTGCTCCCCCAGCAGGGCTCAAGCTGCTGCCCATGGGGCACTGGAATGATGCTACAAGGACCTTGACGTTTGAGGGTGTTTGGGTCCacgaatgggggtgggggggttgaaaTCCATATCCAAGTTCTCAGGCTTTACTTTCTAAACCCATCAGCGATATGACTAGCCCCCTCCCCAAGATTTCTCAGGGGTTTGCTATTGCATGGCACACTATCATGACCCCGTGAGTAGCTCTCTGCCCCACCtttcccacccttcccccttcccaaaTAACCCCCTGGGGTATGGAGACAGGCTGTAACCTGACAGACATGTCAGAAGAAATGCAATGGGATCAGACACTTCATTCCCAAACCCCAATGTCATCTGACAGGTAACATTTCTCTGCTTTTTCCCTCTACAGAGAGTCCAGCATGGACCACCTGATCCTGTGGACGCTGCTGCTTCTGCCCCCTGCAGCCTGGGTTCAGGGCTGTCCCTCAGGCTGCCAGTGCAACCAGCCACAGGTTGTGTTCTGCACGGCCCGGAGGAGCCACACCGTCCCAAGCGGCCTGCCGCTGGACACGGCCTACCTGTACGCCTTCGAGAACGGCATCACCTCGCTCCATGATGACAGCTTCCGGGGCCTCCCGGCACTGCAGCAGCTGGACCTCTCCCAGAACAAGATTTCCAGCCTCCAGAGGAATGTCTTCCAGCCCCTCACCAACCTTGTCAACTTGGATCTGTCATCCAACCAGCTGCGCGAGATCACCAACGAAACCTTCCATGGGCTGCGCCTGCTGGAACGCCTCTACCTGGACCGGAACCGAATCCAGCGCATCCACCCAGCCGCCTTGGACACGCTGGAGAACCTGCTGGAACTAAAGCTCCAGAACAACCAGCTGCGTTCGGTTCCTCCGCTGAACCTTCccaagctcctgctgctggacatAAGCCGCAACGGCATTGCCACCATCGAAGCTGGTGCCTTTCACATGGTGAACATAGAGTCTCTCAAGAtcgctgggctggggctgagcagcTTGGATGAGGAGCTTTTTCAGAACTTGAACAATCTCCACGAGCTGGACGTCTCAGACAACTCGCTGGGCAGAGTCCCGGAGGTACTCCGGCGGCTCCGGGGCCTCACCAGGCTCAGCCTGGCTGGGAACGCCCAAATTGCTCAGCTGCAGGCAGAGGATTTCGGGGAGCTGCCTAACCTCCAAGAGCTAGACATCAGCAATCTCAACCTAAACACCATCCCCCAGGACTTCTTCAGCGTCTTCCCCAGGCTCCGGGCCATCACCGCGGCTGAGAATCCATTCAACTGCCTCTGCCAGCTGAGCTGGTTTGGGCGCTGGCTGCACACCAGTCATGTCATGCTCAGGAGGTCTGAGGAGACAAGGTGCCACTTCCCCCCCAAGAACGCTGCTAAGCTCCTCCAGCACCTGGAATACTCAGACTTCGGCTgtcctgccacccccacccctacccccaccctgaGAACCACCTCCCCGCAGCTGGCCATGCTCCTCACCAGCAGCGGGCACTCTGCGCTGGAGCCCAGCCTCGCTGCTCCCACTCGGGAGCCTGCGCCCCGGCAGGACAGCTCTACTCGTGCGCCACACACAGTTGCGCAGGGGCCGACTAGCCCCGAGATGCAGATCTGCCCTCCCCGGACGTGCTTAAACGGGGGCATCTGCCAGCTAGACGCGCACAACCACCTGGAGTGCCAGTGCCCCGACGGCTTCTCGGGCTTGTACTGCGAGGCCGAGATCCAGAGAACAACCCTGCCCCCCATCACCCAGGCGCCCACGCAGAGCAAGCAAATCAGCATTAAGCAGGTCAGCAGCACTTCACTGACAGTGGACTTAAAAAATTATCAACAGGCCAAAGATCAGCTGAAGGGCATCCGCCTGACCTATCGTAACCTGTCTGGGCCTGACAAGCGGCCAGTCACGCTCAGCCTGCCAACGTCACTCTCCGAATACACCGTGCGCGCACTGAGACCGAACTCCACCTACCGCCTCTGCACCGGGCCGCTGGGGGAGAAGCCCTCTGAAGGGGAGTTCTGCATCGAGGCCCACACTGCTGTGCAGGGGACTCACCAGCAGCACCTGCCTGTCACCCAGAGCAAAGACAGCAACCTGACGCTCATGATCGTGCCAGCGCTGGCTGctgtactgctgctggtgatTGCTGTGACAGCAGTCACGTACTATCTCCGGCACCGACGGGCTAAGGCACATGCCAATGCCAGGGTGGATTCCAGCCCCCTGGAGCTGGAAGGGGTGAAAACGTGTCTGGAAAACAGAGACTTAGCAACCCACAGTCAAAAGCTGCCAGAGAACGTGGCGGTGCCAAACGGCTTAGAATGCGAGGTCCCCCTGATGCACCAACGCTACTCCAGTAACAACAACACCCCAGCGGTCAAGCCGTCCTATTTCTAGACCAAAAGAGAGATTGTGAGAGAGTTGCCATTCACAAGTTCCAGAGCCTAGATGGACAGGATATGGGCTGACCATTGTTAGAACCCAGGGCATGTTCCTAATGGGACAAGAGACATTGAAGGGTTAACTTAAATTAAGACAAAACCCCACATAATGTGCAATTTTCCTAGAGGCTTATACACTTAGGAAGTAGACACTGTAATTTATCTGTTCAGCACATGACTAAGTGCCTGCATTTCCCTGGCTGCCCTGCTATGTGTGTAGAGAGAAGGTTTTTTTAGCCACCACTACAGAGAAAGATATGTGACTTAGTTAAGAGGCCTCAGTGTGCTGGTAACAAAAGCTCCTTTAGCTAAGTGCTGCCCAGGATAACAGACTCATCAGTAGTTCTACCTGAAAAgcaataaaggaagaaaaaacccaacacacacagacagaagtGCAGGGACTCTTGGACTTACTCCCCCAGTGCGTTGAAGGAAAAAAACACCCAGGAATTAAAGCTTTAAGAACTTTTAGAGAATATTTATACATGGTTATTTCCCATTTATTCTGGGAAAGCTCTTTTCTAATGCAGATCTGTGtccttttgttttgtaaaatagaTGAAGGAGGATGCtttttgtacaaaaataaaatcttttgtaCAGTGTTAGCTGTGTCCAGCTTGTGAGGGATGCTAAGGACATAGGCACAGACCGACACATCAGCGTCTCCCTACACCACTGAGAAGTGGGAACGCCGAGTTACCACTCCAGCTTTGAGGAGGGGTCTAGTGTCCTTGGGAGGAATTACAGCTTCCCATCCACCCATGGGAGATGATTAGCAGGAGTCCGGTTATCATGGGGAGAGCAGTGGTGATGGCTGGGGGGGCCATGTGTTGAGTTTTCATTGTGCAAAAAATTGGTTCTCACAGTGTAATTAGGAGGAAAAAATTAAGCTCTTGGAGAACTCCAGCTGTCAgggttttttattccttttctttaattcCTCGAGCCCCAGCCCCATAGCACCTACAGTGAGTCTCTCTGATTTTAACACCACCGCAGCTTTCCATTTATGTTCAAATTGGGTGCACCAATTTAATGCTGGCAAAAAGCATGGGCCAGCACACCCCAGACATGGGAACCCTCTCTATCTTCGGGGCAGGGAGAGCACTCACCGGGCTGCTGCAGCTTCCCCAGCAACAGCTTCTGCCCACACAAGGGACCCCCTCCCTGGCAGAGCGGGGTGCTCCGTCTGCAGGGCCAGCCACTGCTTGGCAGTTTGTCTGCCCCAAGAGACGCTGCTCGCACCAACTGTGCGGGTGGCTTCCCTGATGTGGATCCT
Above is a window of Dermochelys coriacea isolate rDerCor1 chromosome 10, rDerCor1.pri.v4, whole genome shotgun sequence DNA encoding:
- the VASN gene encoding vasorin gives rise to the protein MDHLILWTLLLLPPAAWVQGCPSGCQCNQPQVVFCTARRSHTVPSGLPLDTAYLYAFENGITSLHDDSFRGLPALQQLDLSQNKISSLQRNVFQPLTNLVNLDLSSNQLREITNETFHGLRLLERLYLDRNRIQRIHPAALDTLENLLELKLQNNQLRSVPPLNLPKLLLLDISRNGIATIEAGAFHMVNIESLKIAGLGLSSLDEELFQNLNNLHELDVSDNSLGRVPEVLRRLRGLTRLSLAGNAQIAQLQAEDFGELPNLQELDISNLNLNTIPQDFFSVFPRLRAITAAENPFNCLCQLSWFGRWLHTSHVMLRRSEETRCHFPPKNAAKLLQHLEYSDFGCPATPTPTPTLRTTSPQLAMLLTSSGHSALEPSLAAPTREPAPRQDSSTRAPHTVAQGPTSPEMQICPPRTCLNGGICQLDAHNHLECQCPDGFSGLYCEAEIQRTTLPPITQAPTQSKQISIKQVSSTSLTVDLKNYQQAKDQLKGIRLTYRNLSGPDKRPVTLSLPTSLSEYTVRALRPNSTYRLCTGPLGEKPSEGEFCIEAHTAVQGTHQQHLPVTQSKDSNLTLMIVPALAAVLLLVIAVTAVTYYLRHRRAKAHANARVDSSPLELEGVKTCLENRDLATHSQKLPENVAVPNGLECEVPLMHQRYSSNNNTPAVKPSYF